From the genome of Nitratidesulfovibrio sp.:
GCCTGCGAGGCCGCGCTGGATACGGCCAAAAGCCTCGGCGCCACCATCGTGGACGTGGAACTGCCGCACACCCCGTACAGCATCGCGGCGTACTACATCATCGCCCCGGCAGAGGCGAGTTCCAATCTGGCCCGTTTCGACGGGGTGCGCTACGGGCGCCGGGCGGAAAGCCCCCGCGACCTCGCCGACCTGTACGTGCGCTCACGTGCGGAAGGGTTCGGCGACGAGGTGCAGCGGCGCATCATGCTGGGCACCTACGTGCTGTCGTCCGGCTACTACGACGCCTACTACCGCAAGGCCGCGCAGGTACGCCGCCTGATCCGCGAGGACTACGAGAAGGCCCTTGCGCAGTGCGACGTGCTGTGCGGCCCGGCATCGCCAGTGACGGCGTGGGGCCTTGGGGAGCTGACCAGCGACCCGCTGAAGATGTACATGATGGATGTGTTCACCCTGTCGCTGAACCTGGCGGGTCTGCCGGGCCTGTGCATTCCCGTGGGCATGGGCAGCCGTTCCGGCATGCCCGTGGGCTTGCAGATGCTGGGCCGGGCCTTTGGCGAAGGCGATCTGCTGGCGGCGGCCAACGTGCTGTCCGGTGCGCTGGGCGTGCCGGGGGTGGCACCCGCCGTTTCTGCCGCCGCAGCCGGGGTAGGCGCGTAAGCGCGTCCGGATGACCGCACCCCCTACCATGGCAGCGCACCCGGCATGAGGATCGCCGTCGCACTCAGCGGAGGCACCGACAGCCTGTTCGCGCTCCTGCTCCTGCTGGAGCAGGGGCAGGACGTGTTCGGTCTGCATGCGCGCTTCATGCCCCCGCAAGTCGGCAAGCCGGACCCCGCGGAGGCCATCGGCGCCCTGTGCGCCCGCCTTGGCGTGGACTTTCACGCCGTGGACCTGGCCGATGCCTTCGAAGAGGCGGTGGTGGCCCCGTTCATCGAGGAATATGTGGTGGGCCGCACTCCCAACCCTTGCGCCCGGTGCAACGCCACCATGAAGTTCGGCCTGCTGCTGGACGCCGCGCATACCCTTGGGGCGGCGCGCCTGGCCACCGGCCATTACGTGCGCCAGCTGCGTCACCCGCAATGGGGCATGACCCTGCAACGCGGGACAGACCCGGCCAAGGACCAGAGTTACTTCCTGTCACTGGTGGAGCGCACCCGGCTGGAGCAGGCCGTGTTTCCGCTGGGCAACTGGCGCAAGGAACAGGTGAAGGCCGAGTTGGTGAAACGCAACATCGTGCCGCCGCTGCCGTCGGAAAGCCAGGAAATCTGCTTCGTGCCCGGCGACGACTATCGCGCCTTCCTGCGCGACCGGCAGGTGCGCCTGCCTGGTCCCGGCCCCATCGTGACCATGCGGGGTCGCAAGATCGGCAGCCACAAGGGGCTGTGGCAGTATACCGAAGGCCAGCGGCGCGGCCTTGGCATCGCCTGGGAAGAACCGCTGTACGTGGTGGCCAAGGACATGGAGAACAACGTGCTGCTGGTGGGCGCGCGCGAGCACCTGGCCGCGCGCGGCTGCCTGACCGAGGACGTGAACCTGCTGGTGGACCCGGCCGACTGGCCCGCCGAGATCAGCGTGCGCACCCGCTACCGTCAGGCACCCCAGCCCGCCCGGGTGACCGTGGGCGACACCGGCATGGCCGTGCGCTTCCGCGAGCCGCAAACCCCGCCCGCGCGGGGGCAGGTGGCGGCGGTGTATGATGCCGAAGGGCATGTGCTGGCGGGGGGCGTCATCCTGGGGCCGGTGTAGGGGCAGCCGCGTCGCCGCATGGCGGTTGTGACGCAGGGGGCATCAGCCCGCATTTCGCATCGCCGCGTTCTTCCGGACGCGGCGGTTTCGCGTTTGCGGCAAGGGCGGGTGGCCGCCCCAACGCACCGCGCCGCCGGTCTCCCGGTTGCGGAGAGACAGGCGGCGCGACACGGAGAAAAGTGATCCGGTTCAGCAGAGCTTGGGCAGGGGCATGGCCAGGGTGTGGGCATCCGGGTGGCTGGCGGTGGCGGCCAGCACGCGCGGTGTCGATACGGCGCTGAGTGCCCCGCGCAGTATGTCGGTATCCAGCGGTTTGGGCAGCACGGCGTCCGCGCCCATGAGGTGGGCGGTGCGGATGGCCGATTCCATGTCCATGACCGGGGTGCCGCCGGACATGGCGATGACCTTCACCCCCGGAAACTCGCGCCGCAATTGCGCGATGGTGGCCAGACCATCCTGTTCGGGCATGATGATGTCGGTGATCACCACGTCGGCGGGGGTCGTGCGCTGGCAGGTCATGCACGTGCGACCGTTGTCCGCCGTGGCCACCTCGTGCCCCCAACTGCACAGCAGGGCTTCGAGAAAGCACAGCGTCACGGCATCGTCGTCCACGACCAGAATCCGCACCTTGACCTCCAGTGAGACTGCGGGAAGCCCCGCAGGGTGATCGCGCGCCGTGAGGCCGCGCGGGGTGGCCTGTCTGCCGTCGGCCCGCTTCGTCCCGTTACCCCATGTCCGCACGCCATCCGGTGCCCGTGTCCGGTCAGAACTTGGTCAGGACCTGGTCAGTACCCGGTCAGTACCCGAACGGGGCCTGAACGGGGTGCGGTCGGGCTGCATCCCCGTGGGGGCCGGACTAGCGCTCGGCGGACATGCGCAGGGGCAGCAGGGTGCGGTGGATTTCCGCGCCGCCCGCATCCGGCTCCAGGCGGTAGCCCAGTTGCCGCGCCATGTATTCCAGCGGCCTGATGTTGCCGGTGTGCTTCATGATTTCAAGCAGCGTTTCAACGCCCAGCTTGGCCCCGGTATCGTACGGATTGATCTCGCGCAGCAGGGTGGAGTAGGGCTTGCCGATTTCCTTGGCCAGCGCCTTGGCCGGAGTGGGGCTGTCCAGCACGATGCCATGGACGATCTTGGTCAGTTCCGAAAGCATGAGCGGTCTCCTGGTTGGTGATCTGGAGCTACACACTCACGCCTTATCAAAAGTCGTACCACGGTGTTATTTTGGTGATTAATCAATAAAAAATGATGGTTGCGTTGTGAACACGGCTGGGCTTCGAGACGCCGTGTAACCTTAAATATTACTTT
Proteins encoded in this window:
- the mnmA gene encoding tRNA 2-thiouridine(34) synthase MnmA, producing MRIAVALSGGTDSLFALLLLLEQGQDVFGLHARFMPPQVGKPDPAEAIGALCARLGVDFHAVDLADAFEEAVVAPFIEEYVVGRTPNPCARCNATMKFGLLLDAAHTLGAARLATGHYVRQLRHPQWGMTLQRGTDPAKDQSYFLSLVERTRLEQAVFPLGNWRKEQVKAELVKRNIVPPLPSESQEICFVPGDDYRAFLRDRQVRLPGPGPIVTMRGRKIGSHKGLWQYTEGQRRGLGIAWEEPLYVVAKDMENNVLLVGAREHLAARGCLTEDVNLLVDPADWPAEISVRTRYRQAPQPARVTVGDTGMAVRFREPQTPPARGQVAAVYDAEGHVLAGGVILGPV
- a CDS encoding response regulator yields the protein MRILVVDDDAVTLCFLEALLCSWGHEVATADNGRTCMTCQRTTPADVVITDIIMPEQDGLATIAQLRREFPGVKVIAMSGGTPVMDMESAIRTAHLMGADAVLPKPLDTDILRGALSAVSTPRVLAATASHPDAHTLAMPLPKLC
- a CDS encoding phage regulatory CII family protein, with amino-acid sequence MLSELTKIVHGIVLDSPTPAKALAKEIGKPYSTLLREINPYDTGAKLGVETLLEIMKHTGNIRPLEYMARQLGYRLEPDAGGAEIHRTLLPLRMSAER